In a single window of the Streptacidiphilus sp. P02-A3a genome:
- the ligD gene encoding non-homologous end-joining DNA ligase, which translates to MSERVPTQVEGHRLVLSHLDKVLWPRTGTTKAAALSFFAQVAPAMLPHVRRRPASFLRFPDGVEGQRFYAKNPPPGLPDWVPTVGVPGRDGVKPHVAVDSLAVLMAMANLGALEVHVPQWSAGSGPDLHDRLVVDLDPGPGADVVDCCRAALWVRQALAADGLGCWVKTSGSKGLHLLAPLRPTGEEAVLAYAKGLARRLESGHPELMVSSIAKARRHGRVLLDAGQNSSAKTTAAPYTLRALPVPAVSTPLTWDEVAACGSAEELAFTPDQVLARVADHGDLLAGLCDPEQAAPLP; encoded by the coding sequence ATGTCGGAACGGGTTCCGACGCAGGTCGAGGGGCACCGGCTGGTGCTGTCCCACCTGGACAAGGTGCTCTGGCCCCGGACCGGGACCACCAAGGCGGCGGCGCTGTCCTTCTTCGCCCAGGTGGCCCCGGCGATGCTGCCGCACGTGCGGCGTCGGCCCGCCTCGTTCCTGCGCTTCCCGGACGGGGTCGAGGGCCAGCGGTTCTACGCCAAGAACCCGCCGCCGGGGCTGCCCGACTGGGTACCCACGGTCGGGGTGCCGGGCCGGGACGGCGTCAAGCCGCACGTCGCGGTCGACAGCCTCGCGGTGCTGATGGCCATGGCGAACCTGGGCGCGCTGGAGGTCCACGTGCCGCAGTGGAGTGCCGGAAGCGGGCCGGACCTGCACGACCGGCTGGTGGTGGACCTGGACCCGGGGCCGGGGGCCGACGTGGTGGACTGCTGCCGGGCGGCGCTGTGGGTACGCCAGGCGCTGGCGGCGGACGGCCTCGGCTGCTGGGTGAAGACCTCCGGCAGCAAGGGCCTGCACCTGCTGGCACCGCTGCGGCCGACCGGCGAGGAGGCGGTGCTGGCGTACGCGAAGGGGCTGGCCCGGCGGCTTGAGAGCGGGCATCCGGAGCTGATGGTCAGTTCGATCGCCAAGGCGCGGCGGCACGGCCGGGTGCTGCTGGACGCCGGGCAGAACTCCAGCGCGAAGACCACGGCCGCGCCGTACACACTCCGCGCACTGCCGGTGCCGGCCGTCTCCACCCCGCTGACCTGGGACGAGGTGGCGGCCTGCGGTTCGGCCGAGGAGCTGGCGTTCACCCCGGACCAGGTGCTGGCGCGGGTGGCCGACCACGGCGACCTGCTGGCCGGGCTGTGCGACCCGGAGCAGGCCGCGCCGCTGCCGTAG
- a CDS encoding NADP-dependent succinic semialdehyde dehydrogenase: MPIATVNPATGETLETFTPHTAEEVEIALTRASEAFAVHRLTSFDERAALLRAAADALESELEDTARTMTVEMGKPLAQARGEVAKCVKAMRWYAERAESLLADEHPKPADVADSGGVDAYVRYRPLGPVLAVMPWNFPLWQVVRFAAPALMAGNTALLKHASNVPQTALLLEQVFTRAGYRPGCFQTLLIPSSGVDAVIRDPRVAAVTLTGSEGAGRSVAAVAGDEVKKTVLELGGSDPFLVLPSADVRRAAEVAVTARVQNNGQSCIAAKRFIVHREVYQEFADAFTARMSALRVGDPLLAETEVGPLATEQGRDELEELVQDALRLGAEARCGGRRPADLPQGWFYEPTVLAGVTPEMRVHHEECFGPVATLYQVDSLEEAVRLANDTPFGLSSNAWTQDPEEQRVLVRDLEAGAVFFNGMTASHPALPFGGVKRSGYGRELSAQGIREFCNVTTVWHGPAGGRD, from the coding sequence ATGCCCATCGCCACCGTCAACCCCGCGACCGGGGAGACCCTGGAGACCTTCACCCCGCACACCGCCGAGGAGGTCGAGATCGCCCTCACCCGCGCCTCGGAGGCCTTCGCCGTCCATCGGCTGACCTCCTTCGACGAGCGCGCGGCGCTGCTGCGTGCCGCCGCCGACGCGCTGGAGTCCGAGCTGGAGGACACCGCCCGGACGATGACCGTCGAGATGGGCAAGCCGCTCGCGCAGGCCCGGGGCGAGGTCGCCAAGTGCGTGAAGGCGATGCGGTGGTACGCCGAGCGGGCGGAGTCGCTGCTCGCCGACGAGCACCCGAAACCGGCGGACGTGGCCGACTCCGGCGGGGTGGACGCCTATGTCCGCTACCGGCCGCTGGGGCCGGTGCTCGCGGTCATGCCGTGGAACTTCCCGCTCTGGCAGGTGGTGCGGTTCGCGGCCCCGGCCCTGATGGCGGGCAACACCGCGCTGCTGAAGCACGCCTCCAACGTGCCGCAGACCGCGCTGCTGCTGGAGCAGGTGTTCACCCGGGCGGGCTACCGCCCGGGCTGCTTCCAGACCCTGCTCATCCCCTCCTCCGGCGTCGACGCGGTGATCCGGGACCCCCGGGTCGCGGCGGTGACGCTCACCGGCAGCGAGGGCGCGGGCCGCTCGGTCGCCGCCGTCGCCGGGGACGAGGTCAAGAAGACCGTGCTGGAACTGGGCGGCAGCGACCCGTTCCTGGTGCTGCCGAGCGCCGACGTCCGCCGGGCGGCGGAGGTCGCGGTCACCGCCCGGGTCCAGAACAACGGGCAGTCCTGTATCGCGGCCAAGCGCTTCATCGTCCACCGCGAGGTGTACCAGGAGTTCGCGGACGCCTTCACCGCGCGGATGTCCGCGCTGCGCGTCGGCGACCCGCTGCTGGCGGAGACCGAGGTGGGCCCGCTGGCCACCGAGCAGGGCCGGGACGAGCTGGAGGAGCTGGTGCAGGACGCGCTGCGGCTGGGCGCCGAGGCGCGCTGCGGCGGACGCCGTCCGGCCGATCTGCCGCAGGGCTGGTTCTACGAGCCGACGGTGCTCGCCGGGGTGACCCCCGAGATGCGGGTGCACCACGAGGAGTGCTTCGGCCCGGTGGCCACCCTGTACCAGGTGGACAGCCTGGAGGAGGCGGTGCGGCTGGCCAACGACACCCCGTTCGGCCTCAGCTCCAACGCCTGGACCCAGGACCCGGAGGAGCAGCGGGTCCTGGTCCGCGACCTGGAGGCGGGCGCGGTCTTCTTCAACGGGATGACCGCCTCGCACCCGGCGCTCCCCTTCGGCGGCGTCAAGCGCTCGGGTTACGGCCGGGAGCTGTCGGCGCAGGGCATCCGGGAGTTCTGCAACGTGACCACCGTCTGGCACGGACCGGCCGGTGGTCGCGACTGA
- the ligD gene encoding non-homologous end-joining DNA ligase, translating to MGTPARPPQLEPMLATPGAMPGHPEGFALEVKWDGMRVLARLDSGELELLARSGNEATTRYPELAELAALLPGRSAVLDGEVIATDARGRPSFGALQERMPLRRPTEIAAAMRRYPVTLMLFDVLWLDGRSLLDEPYERRRALLEALPLAGTRVVVPPAWPGSTSAQALAWTRGEGLEGLIAKRLGSRYRPGVRSRDWIKIKHVRSVDVVIGGWVSRDPEGQVLKSLLLGLPGEGGPRYVGAVGTGFSDAERRALAARLGALAVADSPFTGAVTDIDRGDPLRFVRPELTGEVEYLGIGSGGSLRQPVWKGLRGSHRDGRLSAPPVGGPGAGDRPVPGGRRGRVVAVLQVVEQGRVGGRPAEQFPRAGAGDGRVDGVDGGHERVPEVRGGLVRVGGAAGRPRPRAIVSAMLLRVTPSSPTPCGTPPAGSPSARSGGSLRATSRSPGRGWPSSP from the coding sequence GTGGGCACTCCCGCGAGACCGCCGCAGCTGGAGCCGATGCTGGCCACTCCCGGCGCGATGCCGGGGCACCCGGAGGGGTTCGCCCTGGAGGTGAAGTGGGACGGCATGCGGGTGCTGGCCCGGCTGGACTCCGGTGAGCTGGAACTGCTCGCCCGCAGCGGCAACGAGGCCACCACCCGCTACCCGGAGCTCGCCGAACTGGCGGCGCTGCTGCCGGGGCGGAGCGCGGTGCTCGACGGCGAGGTGATCGCCACCGACGCGCGCGGCCGACCGTCCTTCGGCGCGCTGCAGGAGCGGATGCCGCTGCGGCGGCCGACCGAGATCGCCGCCGCGATGCGCCGCTACCCGGTGACGCTGATGCTGTTCGACGTGCTGTGGCTGGACGGCCGGTCGCTGCTGGACGAGCCGTACGAGCGGCGCCGCGCGCTGCTGGAGGCGCTGCCGCTGGCCGGTACCCGGGTGGTGGTGCCCCCGGCCTGGCCGGGTTCGACCTCGGCCCAGGCGCTCGCCTGGACCAGGGGCGAGGGCCTGGAGGGGCTGATCGCCAAGCGGCTGGGCTCGCGGTACCGGCCGGGGGTCCGCTCCCGGGACTGGATCAAGATCAAGCACGTCCGGTCCGTCGACGTGGTCATCGGCGGCTGGGTCTCCCGCGACCCCGAGGGACAGGTGCTCAAGTCGCTCCTGCTCGGACTGCCCGGCGAGGGCGGCCCGAGGTACGTCGGCGCGGTCGGCACCGGCTTCTCCGACGCCGAGCGCCGCGCCCTGGCGGCCCGGCTGGGCGCCCTGGCCGTCGCCGACTCCCCCTTCACCGGCGCGGTGACCGACATCGACCGGGGCGATCCGCTCCGCTTCGTCCGCCCGGAACTGACCGGCGAGGTCGAGTACCTGGGCATCGGCTCGGGCGGCAGCCTCCGCCAGCCGGTCTGGAAGGGCCTGCGCGGCAGCCACCGCGACGGCCGCTTATCCGCTCCGCCGGTCGGCGGCCCGGGTGCGGGCGACCGGCCGGTCCCAGGAGGCCGGCGCGGCCGGGTAGTCGCCGTGCTCCAGGTCGTCGAGCAGGGTCGGGTGGGTGGGCGACCAGCCGAGCAGTTCCCGCGTGCGGGCGCTGGAGACGGGCGCGTCGATGGTGTAGACGGTGGCCATGAACGGGTTCCCGAAGTGCGCGGCGGCCTCGTCCGGGTCGGCGGGGCCGCCGGCAGGCCGAGGCCCCGGGCGATCGTCTCCGCGATGCTCCTCCGGGTGACGCCCTCCTCGCCCACGCCGTGCGGCACGCCGCCCGCCGGGTCGCCTTCCGCAAGGTCAGGGGGATCCTTGAGGGCAACCTCTCGTTCGCCGGGCCGCGGATGGCCGTCATCGCCGTGA
- a CDS encoding DUF998 domain-containing protein, whose amino-acid sequence MPVIPWWALLSSGCAPLFLIGGWMTAAVLQPPGYNPITQTISTLAAHGATDRWVMTGALLALGGCHVVSALGLRPAAPIGRMVLAFGGVACVAVALFPEPDSGAIVQHTASTTVGFIALALWPVMAARRGEAWPWPLRTTPSITVTAALFAGAMWFLYILRHHGPIGSAERVLTTAQALWPLVVAVACAWHAARRRAERGRATSNG is encoded by the coding sequence ATGCCAGTCATCCCCTGGTGGGCGCTGCTCTCCTCCGGGTGCGCCCCCCTCTTCCTCATCGGCGGCTGGATGACCGCGGCCGTGCTCCAGCCCCCGGGATACAACCCCATCACCCAGACCATCAGCACCCTCGCCGCCCACGGCGCCACCGATCGCTGGGTGATGACCGGGGCGCTGCTCGCCCTCGGCGGGTGCCACGTGGTCAGCGCCCTCGGACTGCGCCCCGCCGCACCCATCGGCCGGATGGTGCTGGCCTTCGGCGGGGTCGCCTGCGTCGCGGTCGCGCTGTTCCCGGAGCCGGACAGCGGCGCCATCGTCCAGCACACCGCGTCCACCACCGTGGGTTTCATCGCCCTCGCCCTGTGGCCGGTGATGGCGGCCAGACGTGGCGAAGCCTGGCCCTGGCCGCTGCGGACCACCCCGTCGATCACGGTCACCGCGGCGCTGTTCGCCGGGGCCATGTGGTTCCTCTACATCCTGCGCCATCACGGTCCGATCGGATCCGCCGAACGGGTGCTGACCACGGCGCAGGCGCTGTGGCCGCTGGTGGTCGCGGTCGCCTGCGCGTGGCACGCGGCCCGGCGGCGCGCCGAGCGCGGCCGGGCTACGTCGAACGGGTGA